In Numidum massiliense, a single genomic region encodes these proteins:
- the glyS gene encoding glycine--tRNA ligase subunit beta, which produces MSKRDVLLEIGLEEVPARFVRQAAEQLQQKLEKWLEEARIAYDSVTWYGTPRRLAVIVKGTAERQADLEEEARGPAKRIAVNDDGWTKAALGFARGQGVVPEQLFFQEYKGEEYVFARKKQAGRATEELLAAGFQEIVTSLTFPKNMRWGDNSFRFVRPIRWLVAMFGSDVISLEIAGVKAGNITYGHRFLGSEASLPTASDYVQVLRDETVIVSAAERKAMIREQLQQLAAENAWDIPIDEQLLEEVTFLVEYPTAVAGAFDAAYLELPEDVLITSMREHQRYFPVKSPQGDLLPHFITVRNGGRGALANVVKGNEKVLSARLADARFFYEEDKKRSPSFYNEKLTHVVFHEALGTIADKVRRVRRIAAGLADRLHLSPQDKAAALQTAELCKFDLETHMVNEFPELQGRMGERYAALAGEDPAVAKGIFEHYLPRFTGDVLPATAAGQTVALADKIDTVAACFGIGIVPTGSQDPYALRRQATGIVQILRSLDVDVSLEELFALALDALVEADRLGRARSDVAEELASFFRQRLKHALQSEGIRYDVIDAVLGGTAEMRPGLIVAKAKRLETAAQGESFKRTVEAFTRVDHLAAKVGKAGTAYSETLFEHEAERRLAAAFYTAKNGYEHALAAQDADAMYGAIAALETDIHHFFDDVMVMVDDEAVRSNRLALLAAVAELVGRFAQFNAIVLAS; this is translated from the coding sequence GTGAGTAAACGCGATGTGTTACTCGAAATCGGATTGGAGGAAGTACCTGCCCGCTTTGTACGGCAAGCTGCGGAACAACTGCAACAAAAACTGGAAAAGTGGCTGGAGGAGGCGCGCATCGCTTACGACTCTGTCACTTGGTACGGGACTCCGCGGCGCCTCGCGGTAATCGTAAAAGGCACCGCCGAGCGACAAGCCGATTTAGAAGAAGAGGCACGCGGACCGGCGAAGCGCATTGCCGTGAACGACGACGGGTGGACGAAAGCGGCGTTAGGTTTTGCCCGTGGGCAAGGAGTTGTGCCGGAGCAGTTGTTTTTCCAAGAATACAAGGGCGAAGAATACGTCTTCGCGCGCAAAAAACAAGCGGGCCGCGCGACGGAGGAGTTACTCGCTGCCGGTTTTCAAGAAATCGTCACTTCGCTCACCTTCCCTAAAAATATGCGCTGGGGGGACAACTCGTTTCGTTTCGTCCGTCCGATTCGCTGGTTAGTGGCGATGTTCGGTTCCGACGTTATTTCCTTGGAAATAGCTGGCGTCAAAGCAGGCAACATCACGTACGGCCACCGCTTTCTCGGGTCGGAAGCGAGTTTACCGACAGCGAGTGACTACGTACAAGTGTTGAGAGACGAGACGGTGATCGTCAGTGCTGCAGAACGGAAAGCGATGATCCGCGAACAGTTACAACAATTGGCTGCGGAAAACGCGTGGGATATTCCGATCGACGAACAGCTGCTCGAAGAAGTGACGTTTCTCGTCGAGTACCCGACGGCTGTGGCGGGGGCGTTTGACGCCGCTTATCTCGAACTGCCGGAAGATGTGCTCATTACGTCGATGCGCGAACATCAACGCTATTTCCCAGTGAAATCGCCGCAGGGCGACTTGTTGCCGCATTTTATTACGGTGCGGAACGGTGGACGAGGGGCGCTCGCCAACGTCGTGAAAGGGAATGAGAAAGTACTTTCGGCTCGCCTCGCCGATGCTCGCTTTTTCTACGAGGAAGATAAAAAACGGTCGCCTAGCTTTTATAACGAAAAGCTGACGCACGTCGTTTTTCACGAAGCGCTCGGCACGATCGCAGACAAAGTGCGCCGCGTGCGCCGAATAGCCGCCGGGTTAGCGGATCGGTTGCACCTCTCGCCGCAAGATAAAGCAGCGGCGCTGCAGACCGCTGAACTGTGCAAGTTCGATTTAGAAACGCATATGGTGAACGAGTTTCCCGAACTGCAAGGCCGCATGGGCGAGCGGTACGCCGCGCTCGCCGGAGAGGATCCGGCGGTGGCTAAAGGTATTTTTGAACACTATTTGCCGCGGTTTACAGGCGACGTTTTGCCGGCGACGGCTGCCGGTCAGACCGTCGCGTTAGCGGACAAAATCGATACGGTCGCCGCTTGTTTTGGCATCGGGATCGTCCCGACCGGCTCCCAAGACCCGTACGCCCTACGCAGGCAAGCGACGGGCATCGTGCAAATCTTGCGTTCGCTAGACGTGGACGTGTCCTTAGAAGAGCTGTTTGCGCTCGCGTTAGACGCGTTAGTAGAAGCGGACAGGCTCGGGCGAGCACGCAGCGACGTAGCGGAAGAGCTCGCGAGCTTTTTCCGCCAGCGGTTGAAGCATGCGCTGCAAAGTGAAGGGATCCGCTACGATGTGATCGATGCCGTGCTCGGAGGAACTGCTGAGATGCGGCCCGGATTGATTGTCGCAAAGGCAAAACGGCTGGAAACAGCGGCGCAAGGGGAGTCGTTTAAGCGGACGGTGGAAGCTTTTACCCGCGTCGATCATTTGGCGGCGAAAGTGGGAAAAGCGGGGACAGCTTATTCCGAGACTCTGTTTGAACACGAAGCGGAGCGACGGTTGGCTGCGGCGTTTTACACGGCGAAGAACGGGTACGAGCACGCGCTCGCGGCGCAGGACGCTGACGCGATGTACGGTGCCATCGCCGCGCTAGAAACGGACATTCACCACTTTTTTGACGATGTCATGGTGATGGTCGACGACGAGGCAGTGCGAAGTAACCGACTCGCCCTACTTGCCGCTGTCGCCGAACTAGTCGGTCGCTTCGCCCAGTTTAACGCAATCGTCCTTGCGTCATAG
- the glyQ gene encoding glycine--tRNA ligase subunit alpha has protein sequence MNFQQMILQLQTFWAKQSCIVMQPYDVEKGAGTMSPHTFLRSIGPEPWNVAYVEPSRRPGDGRYGENPNRLYQHHQFQVILKPSPDNVQELYLDSLKELGIDPLKHDIRFVEDNWEAPTLGAWGLGWEVWLDGMEITQFTYFQQVGGLDARPVSAEITYGLERLASYIQDKDNVFDLEWVEGVTYGDVFKQPEYEHSKYTFEVSDTDTLFQLFAIYEREAARALEADLVFAAYDYVLKCSHAFNLLDARGAISVTERTGYISRVRDLARKCAKTYYDAREQLGFPMLKGGERGE, from the coding sequence ATGAACTTTCAACAGATGATTTTACAATTACAAACTTTCTGGGCGAAACAAAGCTGCATCGTCATGCAACCGTACGATGTGGAAAAAGGTGCGGGGACGATGAGCCCGCACACGTTTTTACGTTCGATCGGACCGGAACCGTGGAACGTCGCGTATGTCGAACCGTCGCGGCGGCCGGGCGACGGGCGCTACGGAGAAAACCCGAACCGCCTGTACCAGCACCACCAATTTCAAGTCATCTTAAAACCTTCGCCCGACAACGTGCAAGAGCTTTACTTAGATAGCTTAAAAGAGCTCGGCATCGACCCGCTTAAGCACGACATTCGCTTTGTCGAAGACAACTGGGAAGCGCCGACGCTCGGGGCTTGGGGACTCGGCTGGGAAGTGTGGCTCGACGGGATGGAAATTACGCAGTTTACGTATTTCCAACAAGTCGGCGGCCTCGACGCCCGTCCCGTGTCAGCGGAAATTACGTACGGATTAGAACGTCTCGCCTCGTACATTCAAGACAAAGACAATGTGTTTGACCTCGAGTGGGTCGAAGGCGTGACGTACGGCGACGTCTTTAAACAGCCGGAATACGAGCATTCGAAATATACGTTTGAAGTGTCGGACACGGATACGCTGTTCCAGTTGTTTGCCATCTACGAACGCGAGGCAGCACGTGCGCTAGAAGCTGATTTAGTGTTCGCCGCTTACGACTATGTACTGAAGTGCTCCCACGCCTTTAACTTGCTCGACGCGCGCGGCGCAATTAGTGTGACGGAGCGCACCGGCTACATTTCGCGCGTGCGCGACTTGGCGCGCAAGTGTGCCAAAACGTACTATGACGCGCGGGAACAGCTAGGGTTTCCAATGTTAAAAGGGGGTGAGCGCGGTGAGTAA
- a CDS encoding helix-turn-helix transcriptional regulator yields the protein MATIELSNRQRQIVDIVKENGPITGEHIAEQLGLTRATLRPDLAILTMAGFLEARPRVGYYYTGKSSKQLFAKHIRQMKVGEYKAVPIVMTEGASVYEAICHMFLEDVGTLYIVSKDGLLTGVVSRKDLLKAAMGRQDLQEVPVNVVMTRMPNIVTCHAEETLYDAAAKIMQYQVDSLPVVRQKGESQSALEVIGRITKTTITKAFVEMGEVRETV from the coding sequence GTGGCGACTATCGAACTGTCGAATCGACAGCGACAAATCGTCGATATTGTGAAAGAAAACGGCCCGATCACGGGTGAGCACATTGCCGAGCAACTCGGTCTGACGCGTGCGACCCTCCGGCCTGACCTCGCTATTTTGACGATGGCTGGTTTTTTAGAAGCGCGTCCGCGCGTCGGCTACTATTACACGGGCAAATCGAGTAAACAGTTGTTTGCCAAACATATTCGGCAAATGAAAGTGGGCGAATACAAGGCCGTGCCGATCGTCATGACGGAAGGGGCTTCCGTCTACGAAGCGATTTGCCACATGTTTTTAGAAGATGTCGGCACGCTGTATATCGTGTCCAAGGACGGACTCCTAACGGGTGTCGTCTCGCGCAAAGACTTGCTAAAGGCGGCGATGGGTAGGCAAGATTTACAGGAAGTACCGGTTAACGTCGTCATGACGCGCATGCCGAACATTGTCACCTGTCACGCGGAAGAAACGTTGTACGATGCGGCAGCGAAAATTATGCAGTATCAAGTGGACAGCTTACCTGTCGTCAGGCAAAAAGGTGAGTCCCAATCCGCGTTAGAAGTGATCGGGCGCATCACCAAGACGACTATTACGAAAGCTTTTGTGGAGATGGGGGAGGTGCGCGAAACGGTATGA
- a CDS encoding pyruvate, water dikinase regulatory protein, whose product MNDKHESPIIYVISDSIGETAEFVVRAAASQFNGGDADVRRVPYVDSKEAIDDILDAAFEEGALIAFTLVVPELQAYLTDRASEKGISHVDIMGPMLNALEGLYKRTPKMEPGLVRKLDEDYFRKVEAIEFAVKYDDGRDPRGLLRADVVLIGVSRTSKTPLSMYLAHKRIKVANVPLVPEVPPPDELFRIPGNKIIGLTIDADHLNRIREERLKALGLTAKANYANMARIESELAYSRDVMQRLGCHVINVSTKAVEETANVILDMIRQGLTKE is encoded by the coding sequence ATGAACGATAAGCATGAATCACCAATCATATACGTTATTTCTGATTCGATCGGCGAAACGGCAGAATTTGTCGTGCGGGCAGCGGCGAGTCAGTTTAACGGCGGCGACGCCGATGTGCGTCGCGTACCGTATGTCGATTCGAAAGAAGCGATCGACGACATATTGGATGCGGCGTTTGAAGAAGGGGCGCTAATTGCCTTTACACTCGTCGTCCCCGAACTGCAGGCGTACTTGACCGACCGCGCCAGCGAGAAGGGCATTTCACACGTAGACATTATGGGACCGATGCTGAATGCGCTGGAGGGACTTTATAAGCGTACGCCGAAAATGGAGCCGGGTTTAGTCCGAAAGTTAGACGAAGATTACTTCCGCAAGGTCGAGGCGATCGAATTTGCAGTTAAGTACGACGACGGCCGCGACCCGCGTGGATTGCTTCGCGCTGACGTCGTCTTAATCGGCGTGTCGCGCACCTCAAAAACGCCGCTGTCGATGTATCTTGCCCATAAGCGTATAAAGGTAGCGAACGTGCCGCTCGTACCGGAAGTACCGCCGCCGGATGAGCTGTTCCGCATCCCCGGCAATAAAATTATCGGTCTGACGATCGACGCAGACCACTTAAACCGCATTCGCGAAGAGCGGTTAAAGGCGCTCGGTCTGACAGCGAAGGCGAATTACGCGAACATGGCGCGCATCGAAAGTGAACTCGCGTATTCTCGCGACGTGATGCAACGTCTCGGTTGCCACGTCATTAACGTGTCGACGAAAGCCGTCGAGGAAACGGCAAACGTCATACTAGATATGATTCGACAAGGACTGACAAAAGAGTAG